From a single Ooceraea biroi isolate clonal line C1 chromosome 12, Obir_v5.4, whole genome shotgun sequence genomic region:
- the LOC105281883 gene encoding odorant receptor 13a-like: protein MQKVQPPNEYYLQDLKYASTFLPNILNALGIWLSLGKRKSICKRLVDFFFIFLSFGLIFAVLIPGSLFWVFKGNARTRLRMSTFTMYVIGTIGKYSILILGQDRIRRCWKYIEEDWRNVAKADARNMILECAGVGRRLAAICGWFYFCSGLAGRLLPLLYWGKIVDQNNVTVKLLPNPAYLFSLNMQATPVYEIMYSVQGAYGLVTVSITASAPGLIIVFVMHACGQLKILMNLMREFIEEQRQKEMDKKLANIVEHQIKIRSFLELVEHAMHQISFIEISACIGSSGKFVPIFNRWRWNMSEYCITFLQEWNNSNSMVMIPYTIVCSSAIISMFIVCYTGNQLILQAKTALMTCELEWYRLSDLKARQMVLLMIMSNKPIKITAGKVLDLSLKTFGNIIKASLAYLNMLRNVIG from the exons ATGCAGAAGGTACAGCCTCCTAACGAGTACTATCTGCAGGACCTCAAGTACGCGAGTACGTTCCTTCCGAATATCTTGAACGCGCTCGGTATCTGGCTGTCACTCGGCAAACGGAAATCCATTTGTAAAAGGCTCGTCGacttcttcttcattttcctATCGTTTGGCCTGATATTCGCCGTCCTAATACCCGGTAGCCTCTTCTGGGTGTTCAAGGGAAACGCGCGCACTCGTCTGCGGATGTCCACATTTACCATGTATGTGATCGGAACCATCGGCAAATACAGCATTCTGATACTTGGCCAGGATCGGATTAGGCGCTGTTGGAAATACATCGAGGAGGATTGGCGGAATGTCGCCAAGGCGGACGCACGGAACATGATCCTCGAGTGCGCAGGAGTCGGCAGACGTCTCGCTGCGATCTGTGGATGGTTCTATTTCTGCAGCGGACTGGCCGGTCGCTTGCTCCCGTTGTTGTACTGGGGAAAAATTGTTGATCAGAACAATGTCACGGTCAAACTGCTACCCAATCCGGCCTACCTGTTCTCCTTGAATATGCAAGCCACCCCCGTCTATGAGATAATGTACTCGGTGCAAGGAGCGTACGGTCTCGTTACTGTATCAATCACCGCAAGTGCACCCGGTCTTATCATCGTCTTCGTGATGCACGCTTGCGGTCAGTTGAAGATTTTAATGAACTTGATGAGAGAGTTCATTGAAGAACAGCGACAGAAGGAAATGGATAAAAAGCTGGCCAATATAGTGGAGCATCAGATCAAAATACGGAG TTTTTTGGAATTGGTGGAGCATGCAATGCATCAAATAAGTTTCATAGAAATATCGgcatgtattgggtcgtccggaaagttcgtgccgatttttaatagatggcgttggaacatgtctgaatat tgtattacatttttacaggAATGGAATAATAGTAATTCTATGGTAATGATTCCTTACACTATTGTATGTAGTTCTGCAATAATAAGTATGTTTATAGTTTGTTACACAGGCAATCAACTTATCCTGCAG GCGAAGACAGCGCTTATGACTTGCGAACTTGAGTGGTATCGTCTTTCAGACCTAAAGGCACGCCAAATGGTGCTGCTAATGATCATGTCTAACAAACCGATCAAGATCACCGCTGGAAAGGTCTTGGATCTCTCATTAAAAACATTTGGTAAC ATTATAAAAGCCTCCTTGGCGTATCTTAATATGCTTCGGAATGTAATTGGCTAA
- the LOC105281881 gene encoding odorant receptor 63a isoform X1: protein MQDIIPSLNVYYVQDLKYARMFVPNILNALGIWPSLGKRKSICKRLVDYLLIFLSYSLIFASLIPSSLFWVFKGTIRTRVRMFLPLAYTIAAVSKYGILILGQDRIRHCVKYIEEDWKNVANVDARNMMRESARVGRRLVAISISFYCSSIMSVRLIPLLYLGKIVDQYNVTIRLLPTPAYLFSLDVQATPVYEIMYSLQGAYGIVTASISTGGIGLITIFVMHACGQLKILMNLMSEFSEDLQQKEVDKKLANIVEHQIRIRNFLQLVDHALCQISFLEISIASLIMSIQSYCILTEFENSNSMVIIFFTISYCTATISVFIFCYVGNQLILQAEKVALMSYELEWYRLPDRKARQLLLVMIMSNKPMTITAGNFLDLSLKTFCDIVLTMIFLIQNVSIWKNIFEI, encoded by the exons ATGCAAGACATAATACCGTCTCTCAACGTGTATTATGTACAGGATCTGAAGTACGCTAGAATGTTCGTCCCGAATATCCTGAACGCGCTCGGTATCTGGCCGTCACTCGGCAAACGAAAATCCATTTGTAAGAGGCTCGTCGACTACTTGCTCATTTTCTTATCGTACAGTCTGATATTCGCCTCACTAATACCCAGTAGTCTCTTCTGGGTGTTCAAGGGGACTATTCGCACTCGCGTGCGAATGTTTCTGCCTCTCGCATACACGATCGCGGCCGTCAGCAAATACGGCATTCTGATACTCGGTCAGGATCGGATTAGACACTGTGTGAAATACATCGAAGAAGATTGGAAGAACGTCGCCAACGTTGACGCGCGGAACATGATGCGTGAGTCCGCGAGAGTCGGTAGACGTCTCGTTGCGATTTCCATATCGTTCTACTGCAGCAGCATAATGTCGGTTCGTTTGATCCCGTTGCTTTACTTGGGAAAGATTGTCGATCAGTACAACGTTACCATCAGATTGCTGCCCACTCCGGCTTACTTGTTCTCGCTGGACGTACAAGCCACCCCCGTTTATGAGATAATGTACTCGTTGCAAGGAGCGTACGGTATCGTCACCGCATCAATCTCCACAGGTGGAATCGGACTTATCACCATCTTCGTGATGCACGCTTGCGGTCAGCTAAAGATCTTAATGAACTTGATGAGTGAGTTCAGTGAAGATCTGCAGCAGAAGGAAGTGGATAAGAAACTAGCCAATATAGTGGAGCATCAGATCAGAATACGCAA TTTTTTGCAATTAGTGGATCATGCACTGTGTCAAATTAGTTTCTTGGAAATATCGATAGCTTCATTAATCATGTCCATTCAgagttattgtatattaacG GAATTCGAAAATAGTAATTCTATGGTAATAATCTTTTTCACTATTTCATATTGTACTGCAACAATaagtgtatttatattttgttacgtAGGCAATCAACTTATTCTGcag GCGGAGAAGGTAGCGCTTATGTCCTACGAACTTGAATGGTATCGGCTTCCAGACAGGAAGGCACGCCAATTACTGTTAGTAATGATCATGTCTAACAAACCGATGACGATCACCGCTGGAAATTTCTTGGATCTGTCATTAAAGACGTTTTGCGAC ATTGTTTTAACGATGATATTCCTCATTCAAAATGTTTCaatatggaaaaatatatttgaaatataa
- the LOC105281881 gene encoding uncharacterized protein LOC105281881 isoform X3 yields the protein MQDIIPSLNVYYVQDLKYARMFVPNILNALGIWPSLGKRKSICKRLVDYLLIFLSYSLIFASLIPSSLFWVFKGTIRTRVRMFLPLAYTIAAVSKYGILILGQDRIRHCVKYIEEDWKNVANVDARNMMRESARVGRRLVAISISFYCSSIMSVRLIPLLYLGKIVDQYNVTIRLLPTPAYLFSLDVQATPVYEIMYSLQGAYGIVTASISTGGIGLITIFVMHACGQLKILMNLMSEFSEDLQQKEVDKKLANIVEHQIRIRNFLQLVDHALCQISFLEISIASLIMSIQSYCILTEFENSNSMAEKVALMSYELEWYRLPDRKARQLLLVMIMSNKPMTITAGNFLDLSLKTFCDIVLTMIFLIQNVSIWKNIFEI from the exons ATGCAAGACATAATACCGTCTCTCAACGTGTATTATGTACAGGATCTGAAGTACGCTAGAATGTTCGTCCCGAATATCCTGAACGCGCTCGGTATCTGGCCGTCACTCGGCAAACGAAAATCCATTTGTAAGAGGCTCGTCGACTACTTGCTCATTTTCTTATCGTACAGTCTGATATTCGCCTCACTAATACCCAGTAGTCTCTTCTGGGTGTTCAAGGGGACTATTCGCACTCGCGTGCGAATGTTTCTGCCTCTCGCATACACGATCGCGGCCGTCAGCAAATACGGCATTCTGATACTCGGTCAGGATCGGATTAGACACTGTGTGAAATACATCGAAGAAGATTGGAAGAACGTCGCCAACGTTGACGCGCGGAACATGATGCGTGAGTCCGCGAGAGTCGGTAGACGTCTCGTTGCGATTTCCATATCGTTCTACTGCAGCAGCATAATGTCGGTTCGTTTGATCCCGTTGCTTTACTTGGGAAAGATTGTCGATCAGTACAACGTTACCATCAGATTGCTGCCCACTCCGGCTTACTTGTTCTCGCTGGACGTACAAGCCACCCCCGTTTATGAGATAATGTACTCGTTGCAAGGAGCGTACGGTATCGTCACCGCATCAATCTCCACAGGTGGAATCGGACTTATCACCATCTTCGTGATGCACGCTTGCGGTCAGCTAAAGATCTTAATGAACTTGATGAGTGAGTTCAGTGAAGATCTGCAGCAGAAGGAAGTGGATAAGAAACTAGCCAATATAGTGGAGCATCAGATCAGAATACGCAA TTTTTTGCAATTAGTGGATCATGCACTGTGTCAAATTAGTTTCTTGGAAATATCGATAGCTTCATTAATCATGTCCATTCAgagttattgtatattaacG GAATTCGAAAATAGTAATTCTATG GCGGAGAAGGTAGCGCTTATGTCCTACGAACTTGAATGGTATCGGCTTCCAGACAGGAAGGCACGCCAATTACTGTTAGTAATGATCATGTCTAACAAACCGATGACGATCACCGCTGGAAATTTCTTGGATCTGTCATTAAAGACGTTTTGCGAC ATTGTTTTAACGATGATATTCCTCATTCAAAATGTTTCaatatggaaaaatatatttgaaatataa
- the LOC105281881 gene encoding odorant receptor 63a isoform X2, with the protein MQDIIPSLNVYYVQDLKYARMFVPNILNALGIWPSLGKRKSICKRLVDYLLIFLSYSLIFASLIPSSLFWVFKGTIRTRVRMFLPLAYTIAAVSKYGILILGQDRIRHCVKYIEEDWKNVANVDARNMMRESARVGRRLVAISISFYCSSIMSVRLIPLLYLGKIVDQYNVTIRLLPTPAYLFSLDVQATPVYEIMYSLQGAYGIVTASISTGGIGLITIFVMHACGQLKILMNLMSEFSEDLQQKEVDKKLANIVEHQIRIRNFLQLVDHALCQISFLEISIASLIMSIQSYCILTEFENSNSMVIIFFTISYCTATISVFIFCYVGNQLILQAEKVALMSYELEWYRLPDRKARQLLLVMIMSNKPMTITAGNFLDLSLKTFCDIMKTSFAYLNMLRNTIG; encoded by the exons ATGCAAGACATAATACCGTCTCTCAACGTGTATTATGTACAGGATCTGAAGTACGCTAGAATGTTCGTCCCGAATATCCTGAACGCGCTCGGTATCTGGCCGTCACTCGGCAAACGAAAATCCATTTGTAAGAGGCTCGTCGACTACTTGCTCATTTTCTTATCGTACAGTCTGATATTCGCCTCACTAATACCCAGTAGTCTCTTCTGGGTGTTCAAGGGGACTATTCGCACTCGCGTGCGAATGTTTCTGCCTCTCGCATACACGATCGCGGCCGTCAGCAAATACGGCATTCTGATACTCGGTCAGGATCGGATTAGACACTGTGTGAAATACATCGAAGAAGATTGGAAGAACGTCGCCAACGTTGACGCGCGGAACATGATGCGTGAGTCCGCGAGAGTCGGTAGACGTCTCGTTGCGATTTCCATATCGTTCTACTGCAGCAGCATAATGTCGGTTCGTTTGATCCCGTTGCTTTACTTGGGAAAGATTGTCGATCAGTACAACGTTACCATCAGATTGCTGCCCACTCCGGCTTACTTGTTCTCGCTGGACGTACAAGCCACCCCCGTTTATGAGATAATGTACTCGTTGCAAGGAGCGTACGGTATCGTCACCGCATCAATCTCCACAGGTGGAATCGGACTTATCACCATCTTCGTGATGCACGCTTGCGGTCAGCTAAAGATCTTAATGAACTTGATGAGTGAGTTCAGTGAAGATCTGCAGCAGAAGGAAGTGGATAAGAAACTAGCCAATATAGTGGAGCATCAGATCAGAATACGCAA TTTTTTGCAATTAGTGGATCATGCACTGTGTCAAATTAGTTTCTTGGAAATATCGATAGCTTCATTAATCATGTCCATTCAgagttattgtatattaacG GAATTCGAAAATAGTAATTCTATGGTAATAATCTTTTTCACTATTTCATATTGTACTGCAACAATaagtgtatttatattttgttacgtAGGCAATCAACTTATTCTGcag GCGGAGAAGGTAGCGCTTATGTCCTACGAACTTGAATGGTATCGGCTTCCAGACAGGAAGGCACGCCAATTACTGTTAGTAATGATCATGTCTAACAAACCGATGACGATCACCGCTGGAAATTTCTTGGATCTGTCATTAAAGACGTTTTGCGAC attatGAAAACAAGTTTCGCTTATCTTAATATGCTTCGAAATACAATTGGCTAA